Genomic window (Helianthus annuus cultivar XRQ/B chromosome 3, HanXRQr2.0-SUNRISE, whole genome shotgun sequence):
ctgtcgtcccacacttacgcactttcacgacacttttctcacttacgttgcttcgtgatgaagatcatgagcggacgcggaggacgtatcaacctcactcaagcccagttgacagctctaatcaacgaacgagttgctgaggcactcgcagctgttcctgcaggaggtataacctgctactcCGACCTATCTTAGAACGTTTAGATCCCACCTTCGCAAATCAACCCTCGTGCCTAACCTTGTCATTTATTCTCGCAccataggtcaacatgctcagcctcctgtgtgtacgttcaaaaccttcatggattgccgactaagcactttcagcggcacagaaggtgttgtaggccttcttcactggttcgagaagctcgagtctgttttcgagatgtgtgattgcccggaagatcgtaaggtgaagtatgctactggaacactcgaaggagctgcgttaacctggtggaaagcacaggtccaattgcttgggttggcggttgctaatgccaccccatggaacgacttcaaggaactgattagagaagagtattgcagtcgtgacgacatccacaagctagaggtggaatttttcaacatgaagatgacggggtctgagattgaggcgtatactaagaggtcaaacgaactggccatcctgtgtcctactatggtggaccctccctacaaacgcattgagctgtaccttaagggcttggtgccggaaattcaaagccacgtaacctcagctaaccttggcactatacagcaaatcgtcaagttggctcatcgtctcactgatcaggcggttgagcagaacaagctgcccaaacgtattagcgccactacttctgatgctcccaacgacaataagcgcaagtgggatggaaatttgggcaagggttctacttcagctcaatctcagcagcgaaagacagatgagtacaagagccccagtcagcagtcatctggaaatcaaggtcagggtgggtacaagggaaatcaccctaagtgcaatcgatgtaatctgcaccacagcggccagtgcaacaagggtcattGTCAGAGgtgtcacaagctgggtcatgaagcaaaggattgcaggagcccacgtcctgtgaatcagaatcgccaacaacagcaACAAGCTCCGCAGAACCACCAACAGCAGCatcagcagggcaataaaggatgctttcagtgtggcgctgagggccactttaagaggaactgcccccagctgaaccaaaaccagaacaatacccaaagaaacgggaaccacaatggaaacaacaacggaggcaacaatggaggtaacaataatggaaaTGGCGCCCAAagtcgtgtgttcgtgattggtcagggagaagcaaggaacgatcccaacgttgtgatgggtaagtttcttctggacgacttctttgttactgttttgttcgattcgggtgccgatactagttatgtgttcgtaaaagttagccaaatgcttaagcacactccaacacttctgaacaccaaacacacggtagaactagctaacggtaaaagtctagaagccacacacgtagttaaaggttgtaacctcgtcttagctggtcagactttctctatcgatcttattcctatcacactgggtagtttcgacgtcgttattgggatggattggctatctcatcatcgagcggagattgtttgtaaggagaaaatcgtccgcattcctcgttctggtgaaaaacctctcgtgattcgtggcgacaagagtggtgttgtcgaaggcatcatctctttccttaaggcccagaagtgtttgcgaaagggccacactgccattttagcactcgttactgacacatcaatggaagagaagagaattgaagacattcctattgtacgcaacgttcctgaggtatttcctgaggaattgtctggacttccgcctcatcgtcaggtcgagtttcaaatcgagctagctcctagagcagcgcccatagctcgagcaccatatcgtctagctccatcagaactcgaagaactgtctacgcaactacaagagctcttggaaaagggttttatacgtcctagctcttcgccctggggagctccagtcttgttcgtaaagaagaaagatggtacttTCAGGAGGTGTATTGACTATCACGAGCTTAAcatgttggaacctgaaggtttattcatgtaggttaacaaTGTTTAGGGGTTGATTTTGTaattagtttgtttatgttttgggttaaacacTTGTGGGTTGGGCTAGATGGTAGTCGCATGGGCCTAGGATTCGGCCTACATGTTTAgtatttaaacacccttaatCTATTGATTAAGGGTTGTTGATCAATAGTAGAAGGCAGGCGACACCAAGCAAGTGGAACCGAGTTCCATccgatcttgtatcagtcatcattcagttgaatgcaagtttcggtttgattcatctttattgtttgttatttgatctttatattgtttcttgaatcaccttgtgtttggtttccgcactctcacaaggttagattgatatcattgtgatcctcacgagttttacaattggtatcagagccattgaagctattcaagggctcggttttgatatcaatcgGATTCAAGAAGTTTCATATATTACTGATCCGGTTTGTTGAAGTGTTTTTGCAGATCTGTTCATCGACTGTTCTTAAAAAATTCATTGAAAAATCACTGATTTTGGTTCTGTTGATTTCAGCAttggtgtttgctgatttttcgggATTTCGGTgcaacagattcaaagattacaatatctttgaattttggaatttgctgaaaagtcgggattgcgagtaaacagttcttatcacttttgttttgcaggttacgactcgcaatctcttagttgcggttcatcacgtttcagttacgactcgcaacagttgctggtttcggttcatcctgcccagttacgactcgcaatcagtcttggtttcggttcatcttgcccagttacgactcgcaaccagctgtttgaccttcactcgcaaccgtggtttcggctcatcctgttttgttacgactcgcaaccacttcGGTTACGACTCGCATCCACAGTTTGACTTGACTCGCAACCATCgtcattacgactcgcaatcaacaGAAGTTTTTGACTCGCAACCccgtttcgactcgcaacgacacaTTGTGACGGAcatttggactgttgactttggactaaataaaattaattaattaattaactgattaattaacaaTGTCAACCACCAACAGTGAATTGTCTACCCTAACTCAGCAACAAGAACTTGATTCGAAGCTTGGGACCACATCACGCATTCCTAGGCTAACTGATGCCAACgactttcccgagtggaagtggcgctttgaacagcatcTTAAGGTTAAAGATTACAAGCTATGGCGCAGCATCTTGAGGGGACCTAGGGAAATTATGATGGAAAGTCCTACTGAACCTGATGTTAAAGTAAAGAAGCCTCGAGAACAATACACTGAAGATGATTTGcttattgttgaagaagatgatcgagctTTCTCTTACTTGACCATGGGTTTGGGTCCTAATATTGCCATGGGCtttcgcacctgcaaatctgccaaGGAACTGTGGGACTCTCTGGTAGAAGTGTATGAAGGTAACGAAGATATGAAAGAAAGTCGAAGGAACTTGCTGCaacaaaatttcaacaatttcaaccatatttatggtgaaacagTAGATAATCAGATCCAAAGGTTTGTCAAGCTGGTGACTCAAATGCagatggaagaaattcataccACAAACGCCTCCACCAACAGACAACTTCTCAATGCTTTGCccaagagttgggatcatcatgttgccATGATCAAGAAGACCAAAGATCTTGCAAGATGCACCCTGTCTGAGATGATCTCGCATATCAAAGCTTGTGAATTGGATGACAAGCAGAGAGAGACTAACTACAAGAACAGCATGCTGGCTGCCGGTTTCTCAATAGCTCCAACCACGTCTAGCGACAGCAACACAGCTCTTCTATCACAAGGAGGATTTCAGATGTTTCGCAATAATTCCTCTGTCTCTCAATCTGGATCCTCAAATCAAATCGTCTCTTCAGCTTCTCCAGCTTCAGTTCAAAATGCTGGAAAGGCTTCTGCTGCTGCCTCTGCTTCTGCTCACTCTACGAACAATGAGATGATGGCATTTTTCGCAAGTCAGTCAAAGGAAAAGCTAGACATAGCAGCTTCTGTaatcaactgtttgaatgctttTCTTGCAGggaagcttgatccaccaaagtggAGTCAAGATGATTTGTCACAGATTCAtccagatgatgttgaagaaatggatatCACCTGGCAAATGGCAATGGCGGCATTCAGAGCTCAAAAGTTTGTGAAGAAAACGGGTAAAAACAGGTGGGGTAACGCTTGGAATGGAGCCTCTAAAGTGCCCTTCAATCTTCGCTGTTTcaactgtcatgaggaaggaCACTATGCTAGGAACTGCCCGAAGCCACCCATGAACAGAGATCAGAATCCTACTACTCCTGCACAACCAGCTACTCCTAATCGAGAAAGGGCTCTTGTGTCTACTACAAGTATAGCAGATGCAGCTGCCTCTGGAAGTCCACAGCCGCAGGGATTAGCACAAGCGCTAGTGGTGCAGCCAAATGTCAACTTTGACTGGTCTTCTGAGATTGAGCGTCTGAACATATCAGCTCCAGATAATCAAGCTGCAACTTCTAACATTGCTTTCATGACCTCAAACGAGCATGACCCTGAGCCACAGGAAGAGACTGCTGCTGACGATTTCGCTTTCATGACTCAAATCCTGTCAGCACCTGTcaaaggtctcaccaaagaagaggtaatttcagttttctgcactcctgaatgtagggaacgtgttgaggcttatagaatacacaacgctgagctaatcgaagattacaatgaaattaaaagaaaaaaattcactttaacgaaaaatgaaaaacttttcaaagagaaagtggaagctcagcgtaaggacatcgtTCAACTAAAGGACGATGTCAGTGTAGCTAAAGCCCAACTCATGATagtcaaagaaaaattatgtgaagTAACTAAGGAACTGGAGAATGTAAGAGACAAATATCAAATCAATCAATTAAACATCAAGAAATTTGATTCCTCCAGTAAGTTAGTAAAAAATCTGTGTGATGAACAATTGGCTTACTCTAAAAAGAAAGGGTCGGGTTTGGGTTacaatcagactcctcctccatacaataACAATTACACTTATTTGCCAATGTCTGAGGAGGAGATCTTGAATGAAAGCAAAATGACTTATGGCTCGTCTAGCAAATCGTCTGTTCACAACAAACCTGTTGAGCCACAAAAGTCCTCGCCTTTAAAGTTTATTCCTAAAGGCACAATTGATCCTAACATCTCGTTGtcatgtgcagatgatagctcAGAAGTAAGATGTGatgatgttcatgggagtgaaccagttATTGTTTCAAACGTTTCTGAACCTTGTTTTGAATattattctgaaccaactgagtctgacattgcttttactaattctttgtttgcgtcgttttctgCGTTTGTTTCATCTTGTGAGCCTgctgttttgggcaaaactgataatgtttgtgtggatgatttgaacaatatgtgtggtgatgattgtttttcaacTAATGTTTGTGATGATTACATATCAAATGTTTCAGCTTGTGATAATGTTACAGGTGCGGTCCCCAAggatgcattcagtgaaaccactgaaactatttctcaagaaaatcaagtgtatcctgattcttcttctgaacctgtctcagtgggtgtccctaatgttgaatctagtgggaccccattggaaaccgaATTACCAAATGAATCagaacctgtgtcacaaagtaaatgctctgaggaaatgcatgttgatgaaacttcttcaggatcagaaagtgaacctgaatcagtttcactcAAGAAATGCATTAAGGAAGTgcatgttgatgaaacttcttcaggatcagaaagtgaacctgaatcagtttcactcGAGAAATGCATTAAGGAAGAGCATACTgttgaaacttcttcttgttcggaaagtgaacctgaatcagtttcagatgataaatgtgttgataaaacacaTTTGGATGAAGCTCATACATGTTCAAATTCGGAATCAAGAGTAAGTGAAAAGGAAAAGGGGGTTGGTAAAAGGGTGAAATCATCAGCAGAAAAGTTGATTAAAGAAAAACCACAAATCAAACATGGTCAGAAAACTAAAACGTTGAATCACATGAAATCGAACAAGCAGAGACCTAATGtcaaaaatgttcaaaatgtgaagcgtcaaacttgttttaactgtggcattgccggccacattgccagaaattgtggtAAACTCCCAAGGACACCAGACAAGAAATCATCAGGGCGAAATCAGAAAGTTACGTCTAATCGATCTAAATGTTCGGAGTCTATGAAGTCTGCTCGGACTAAGACGATGAAGAGCAAAGATCATCATAGGACTAGaccttctgatcaggattggaatgcagccaaacgccaTAATCAGAACCGACAAACAAATTTTCAGCGTAATCAGAGAAATTATTTTGGTAACGCTTTTGAAAGTTTAAATTCTAACTGGTCAagacagttttggaaacctaagGTCAATGGCATGCAATCCAATCCAATGAAGTCATATCATCAAAAGGCCGCACACAgaaatgtttcaaaatttctaaacaaAGAGAATTTAGTGTGGCAAAGAGTAACGTATTTCGATGCTCAAgggaaacccagatccactatgggctgggttcctaaatctaactaatcccgctactcgtgcaggaacagctgtggaggactaccgtgcgcctctggtacatggatagtggttgttccaggcacatgacaggagacttatcccaacttgtgaatgtcaaagaatttaatggtggatatgtctcatttgcgggaggtgaatctggcagaatcactttgaaaggaactgttcaaaacggtgttctcagctttgaaaatgtcaattatgttccagaactgaaacacaatctgttgagcatttcgcagatttgtgatagagggaattcagttcattttacGAAGAAGGGATGTCATGTTCTGAAGCCTGGGATcgttattccagaagactggttcttgatgacagctgaaagaaaaggaaacgcttacgtcattgatatgaacaagaagccgtgtgaagagatcaccTGCTTATTCTCGAAGATTTCAGAGCATGATGGTCTATTGTGGCACCGTCGACTTGGGCACgtgaatatgaaaaatctgaatcgtctagctaaaggtcaattggtacgagatcttccgatcaaggatttcatgttggtggagaagtgtgttgcttgtgcgaaagggaaggctcatcgaaaacctcacaagtctaaaccagtaccctcgacaaaagctgtactcgaactacttcacatggatctttttggtccagtgaatgtgctgagtaTCGGGAGGAAAGCCTACTGTCTAGTAATCGTCGATGACTACTCTCGCTATacttgggtgtattttctcagtcacAAAAACGAAACTGCTGCACTGGTGAAACAGTTCATTAcattggctgaaaatcaagcgagtactaaggtgaaggttattcgatcagacaatgggacagaattcaagaatgttactttggatacgttctgcagtgaaaagggaattgatcgacagttcagtgcgcctcgcactccacaacagaatggagtggctgaaagaaggaatcgtactctaattgaggcagcacgtaccatgctggctgattcaaagcttcctagcttcttttgggccgaagctgttagcacggcttgttatatccagaatcatgctttagttaataaacgtcacatgaaaaccccttatgagattctggaaggacataaaccttcggtttcacactttcgtatttttggttgtccatgtgtattattactaatggactcaaatggaaagtttgaagtcaaaggtgacgaatgttactttgttggatatgctaaaggctctgcttatagggtatacaacaaagtaactaggaaagtcgttgagtcgtgcaacatcgaatggcttgaagagaatgctacggacgctagagtcggtccagattggttatatgattattctgctctgtttaaatcatttaacattttgtcaagtgatgtttcagttgcaggtgAATCAGTTCCAAAACAACCATTGTCGTTTGAAGATACAGAGGACGAAGTATAGATGGAAGAAATTGTGAAGCATCATACTGTTGATCTACCGGGAATGGTGTTCACGCAACATCCTACACCGACACCGGTGGTCAATCAATCCCCTGAAGGTGCATCAACTAGTGACTCTGCAATGTTTCCTGATCCAATCCCTGAGGATTGTACAGTCACTTCTCCTGTAATTCACACTACAAGTGCACCTGATGAGGGGGAGtgtagcaacaccaccactgaagaggagaCGGTACCAGATTTGGCCATACCGACGAGcgttcaacgcaatcacccaatcgaaaatgtgattggtcctgtaaatgcaggaattttgaccaggagtcaatcagggaccattaacacttgcttatattctagttatctttctcaaatcgaacctaaaaccattgatatagctttgcaggaacctggctgggtagatgctatgcacgaagagctgaaccagtttgaaaaacttggagtatggaagcttgtcaagttgccagcaggaaagcgtaagcttggaactagatgggtatttcgaaacaagcaggattctgcaggagtcatcgttcgaaacaaagcaagactggtggttcagggatttaggcaaatcgaaggactggattatgatgaagtatatgctccggttgcacgacttgaagccatccggatctttttggcgtacgcgtcatacatgggattcactgtttatcagatggatgtcaagaccgcgtttctctatggagatgtgaaggaagaaatttttgtcgagcaaccgccaggattcgtgcatccagatcatcctgattatgcctacaagttagacaaggcactgtatgggttacaccaggctcctcgagcttggtatgccacccTAACAGAACATCTGTTGGCTCATGGATATACACGTGGCACTATTGAccagactctgttcatcaagaGAGTAGGCAGTGATCAAatcttggttcaaatctacgttgatgatattattttcggaTCAACAAGCGAGGATCTATGCAAGGAATtcgagaaagttatgaagaaaaagtttgaaatgagtgctctgggggagatgACTCTGTTTTTGGGCCttcaagtcaagcagagttcgcaaggaattctgattcatcaagggaagtatgtggatgatgtgctggcaaagttcaagttcacggatgcaaagcctgctgagacacctatggctgagagaccattgttgactgaagatgaagaaggagagtctgtaaatcaacgtcaatataggtcaatgattgggtcattgatgtatctcacagctagccgtccggacatcatgttcgctgtttgcaactgtgcacgctatcaggctaatcctaaaacttctcatcttattgctgttaaacggatctttcggtatctaaaaggccgacctcggtttggtctgtggtatccgagagattccaattttgacttgtttgctttctctgacagcaattttggaggtactgacagtgacaggaaatccacttctgcgggatgtcaatttttgggtgatcggctcatttcttggcagtgcaagaaacaacaaacggtggcgatatccacagctgaagctgagtatgttgctgcttctgcttcttgctctcaagtggtgtggatgtgatcggagtgtcgcgctccggtcaaagataatatttatataccctaattacccttaacaaatagctagtggtagcaaggggtcgaaccacgaagagtatgtggtttgtgtgcggatttgattgaattatgaaaagttgtcacttttatgaagcttgctaacttattttttttaatattttggtTTGATTGAAAGATGTGAGTTGAAATTACTAAAACGATTAACTAAAATTAACTACTAATTGCAAGAAGTGAAAATGATTGtttaaacaataataagaaaacaaggctcacacccggtttcaacaattgcaagacctagggttactatgtattttaattagctttacttgaattagttcgttaacgggtcgcaatcacaaagcttaggtgtcaatcgctatcaacgttgtaaacaacggaccatgatacacttcgttactttggactaacaaatcctaccaaaagacaaagcataaatacgtgcattcatttcacaaagtcaaatttaatcattcactcgacaatttgcaaattcaataccaacgtaggacaattgtctaagattcaaacgcaattcaagttgtcacaaaacaatcaacaaaacatagtaaaccctaaatcttacaaacgtctacaccggggtgaaacctccaagaaattagccgctcatggtgtaaacgGTACAATCAACGGATGCACAAGACTTCAATTGGATCATCTTGGAGCTTGAGGATGGATGGTGGAATGATTCGGGTTTAGGAATGGTTGGTGATGATGGATGGATTGAATGTGGAAGGATGATTGTGATGGTGATGAGCTAGGGTTTTGATTCGGATCGTGATTCGGTTGTTGAAAAGATGGAGTATGGATCGGAGATCAATTGGTAGTCAAGGGATAATGAATAATGGCTCCAAAGATGTTTTTCAAACTCCAAAAATGTTGTAACCCCCGAATTGATGGCCAACAACCCCCTTTTGCTCGTTCCAAACCCCAAAACAAGAAAATTCGCGATCCAAAGATTGaagagccgtcgccgacggcctgaagccccgtcggcgacggtgcctgcATGTTTATTTTTGCCCTACGGTCTAACTTCCTGTCTACGGACATTTTCTGGCGACGGTGATGTATgaagaccgtcggcgacggcccaaatgggcgtcggcgacggtgcctggATGTTGATTTTTCTGCTTTATCGCATTTCTTGCTTCCGGTTGACCCTTGTCGCTTCCCGATGGTTCCGTTTTCgctccggtgacccgtaaagctcccgaaaagctccttaaactcccaTAGACCTGTAGAACacaaatctaatcaagagtaggcaattcgaaactaaaacttgcgtaaaaacatcaaattaaacaattacaatcACCGgctttcaaccacgtatcacatccccacacttgtcttttgcttgccctcaagcaaatctgtttttcactttcacgtgtgTCAAACAACGAAcatacatcccattcccgagacaaaggttaaggtctaatgtcatacaaaagttcaaactctttacaatgtTCAATGTATTTAACGGTGACGTGATTTAGATACActaatggttacccaagattaacccgccctcaaaactaacaactcatgcatatccctcacaatgtgctctccactcggcttaaagttTGCTAACGTGTGTAATGTGTTAGCTTTTcgacaattaatcgctcaaaaccaaatagaacacgtacccgcataagcttgcaactcaatcattctccactatcgcacacaaatactaagcacaagtcaaaaggtctttgaagggttgtaacggggctaggcgaagggtaggaatagGATAATTTTAAGTGGCTATGGTGATGAGGAATTCgaattttattacaaaagactatcCTAAACAAAAGCACTATAAACATCCAACATGGGCAAaaaactttcgccttttattcaacaactactaacacatctttttgtgtttttctcactgctttttcattctttttcgcaatattttctgatttttttttttttttttttttttttttttttttttttttttttacacataaaccataactatacaaacaaataatcctaaaatcgaatttctcatcacacgggtttaaacgAAAAAGGTTTAcggttatgggctatagggtggtcaaatgAAAGGAAtaggctcaaagtgggcgactaggggatttatttgggtaaaggtaagcaaatggtgtaaaagaaaaaggtttacctaatgccttaatcattctcgtgcttgtattcggtctatagtctcgaatgtatcaaaagttgcaagttctacaatacgcgactaatggcccactcaacaaagaaacatgtaaatgtgaatctatgatgtagaaaggctcaaacctcacgtataagggtatgatatgtgatatgcatacattgctagttccttaagcgaattattctcaaataaccacccactaaatacccgattggtttgtgacatccctcgttgacttggttacttgtgcttttgagattgctttgaaaacaagacatctttgaaaaatttttgaaattttcccccatccccacacttgaggtacatattgtcctcaatatgtaagaactagagtttgtaaagcacaagggatgtgacacggctatcctccccaaaattacaccccggaaaataaaatacagaatacaatccacttatttgctaaaaaaaaatcaaaggtaaaaagaaacgtatgcacctggtttttcattagttcctcgtgtgctcttcatcttttcaatcaagcggtcgtctcacgaacatagcgtacctacaaatcttaaccctcgtgtagaagcatgcttctcacaaccatcaaaacttgttagttacctagttctaccacttttatgaaattattaccaagcCATACATTATTGTACCTTTAACtttatgtggaaaaataatttacaacaataacaatcctaactcactttcgtaggaatcacggttgcatttagcgtatgcaacaagccctttaaacctcccgatagctcgggaggacgagtcggtctcgtgagggttatatagggaacacacccacaaagttcatttaactaggcaataatttaaataatcaaaaaaaaaatgaaactaaactaaaaatatacaacaacaacaacaaaaaacgtaccttgcctctaccgctgatatctctcATTGGGGTTCACGGGCGGGTTCGGCTGGTACGGATAACCAGTAAGGGCCTCAAGCATATCCCTATAGTTATCCAACGGGCTTGACTCTTGTTGGGGTGGCGGTTGGTATGGCATGGGAACAAAACTCGAGCCAACTGCTTCGGGCCAGTGAGGGATTGGATCGGCTGGCCCTCGCGGATGAGGAAGGTTGGGGTAATCAGTCCACCCCGAATGTTCAGCATATGGAAGCCCGGCTTGATAATCTCGTTGATGGCGTTCTTGGTCATGGAGTACCTTGAAATTGTTGATTGCCATCTGATTGGAGAAAGCCAACGCCCCCCATCGGCGTTGGTCCAACTCTGCCTGTGCATTCCGGCGTCTAGCATCCTCTTCCTCCCACGCTTGTCTGTGGGCCCTTTCCTCTTCTTGCAACTGTATCATGCGTTCCATTTGAGATTGTTGTAACGCATGTTGCAGTTGCTGTTCCTCCAACTGTTTTTCCACCCTCTCGCGGAAAGATGATTGAAAACCCCATTGTTGTTGAGAGTACGCCCCTTGCGCCTCTTCCCATTCTTTCCGACTAGC
Coding sequences:
- the LOC118490314 gene encoding uncharacterized protein LOC118490314 — translated: MLAAGFSIAPTTSSDSNTALLSQGGFQMFRNNSSVSQSGSSNQIVSSASPASVQNAGKASAAASASAHSTNNEMMAFFASQSKEKLDIAASVINCLNAFLAGKLDPPKWSQDDLSQIHPDDVEEMDITWQMAMAAFRAQKFVKKTGKNRWGNAWNGASKVPFNLRCFNCHEEGHYARNCPKPPMNRDQNPTTPAQPATPNRERALVSTTSIADAAASGSPQPQGLAQALVVQPNVNFDWSSEIERLNISAPDNQAATSNIAFMTSNEHDPEPQEETAADDFAFMTQILSAPVKGLTKEEMIAQK